Below is a window of Lawsonibacter asaccharolyticus DNA.
ACCGGGGGTTTTCAACCTCCTCCTCCCAGCCCTGGCCGCCGATAACGGCAAACCGCTTGATACCCATGTCGGCGGCAAGGATGTCACTGACATGCATCTCCATCAGCTGCTCCGGCTTCGGGATCACCGCCTCCAGCTGCAGGGAAACGGTGTGGTGGTTGGTCTCCCGCCGCACCACAGCGGAAAGGATTGCCGTTCCCTCCGGGATAAGGCTTGCAATCGTCTGGCCCTTCGGCAAGACGAAGCGTATCTTTCCCGCCTTGGGGAGCTTCACATAGGGCAGGCCATTCTCCTCCAGGATAGCAATGTTGCCATTGGTATACTTGGTGGTGTAGGAGTTGCCTGCCGGTTTCCACTTGGAGGCGTACTTCGGGAGTTTGGCACGGCCGGCGAAAAAGTTCTTGTAGCCGGCGTCCACATGCTCCAGAGCAGCCTCCAGGGCAAACTTGTCGGACTCCTGCAGGAAGGGGAAATCCTTCTTCAGCTGCGGCAGGTGCTTGGCTTTGTATTCATTCACCGAGAGGGTTTTCTTGGTGGCCTTGTAGTAGTTCTTCCGGTCGCTCAGGTAGTGGTTGCGCACGAACCTGGCATTTCCAATCTGCTGAGCCAGGGCCTGCTTCTGAGCGGCGTCGGGGAGCAGCTCCAGGGTGATGCCGTAGTCATGCACGATGCAGTTGTACGGCTCCAAGGCCTTGTTTTTGGCCTGGGTGATGTTAATCGCCCGGCCGGAAAACTGGAACTGTCCATTAACCTTGGTTGCGGTCACCGCCATGAGAAGCCCTCCTCGTATAATAAGTTTCAAAGTTAATAGTTTCAGGTATCAGCAGGCTTTGAGGTGCCCGTGATACAATAGCTGTAGGACAGCAGGGTCAAGTTCTGAGTCCTCCGGTTGAGCCGTAAGGCTACTTCACTGAAAGTCTGTTCCCCTGAACCGGAAGTTAGCTGCAAACTCATTGGCTGTTTGCCTGGGACAAGACCGCCCTTTCAGCAGTGAGGGCTATCGCATTGGTCTGCCCAGGAATGATTCTGATAAGCGAGGGTGCCAGATGCTCCGGTTATCATGGGTATCTCAAAGCCTGCTGGCCTGAAATCTCCATGCGGGGAGGTGAAAATTGTGAATCCACTATTCGTTGGCATTGATGTGAGCAGCAAGAACAATGTGGCCTACCTGATGAAACCGGACGGCAGCAAACACTCCAGCTTCTCCGTGCAGAATAACCTTGGCGGTGCTAAACTGTTATCAGAGAGAATCGTATCGGCACTTGGCTCCATGCAGCTTGAGCGTGTGGTGATTGGCCTGGAGGCCACCTCCATCTACGGGGACAGCCTAGTCTATGCTCTTCGTGAGGATGGCCGCTTGGGGCGGTTTCAGAGGAAAATCCATGTTCTAAATCCAAAGCAGGTGCGGAAATTCAAGGAAGCCTATTCTGACCTGCCAAAGAACGACTGGGTGGACGCCTTTGTGATTGCCGACCATCTCCGTTTCGGCAGAATCAACAGGGAGGTCTACATGGACGATTACCGCTACAAAGCCCTGCAAACCCTTACCAGAGCCAGATTTGATGTCATCCAAAACTTGACCCGGGAGAAGCAGCGGTTCGCCAACTACTTATTCCTCAAATGCTCCGGCATGGCCCAGGACAAAGACATTCAGAACACCAGCGCCACCACCATCGCACTCATGGAACACTTTGAAACCGTGGATGACTTGGCGAATGCCGACCTGGAGGAACTGACTGCCTTTATTACTGAAACAGGCCGTGGCAAATTTGCTGACCCGGATGCTACCGCCAAGGCAGTTCGGGCTGCAGCCAAAGGCTCCTATCGGCTGCCCAAAACAGTAAACGACACTGTAAACCAAGCAATGGCTGTTTCTATTGCCTCCATGCGCGCCTTGAAAGGGCAGGTCAAAGTATTAGATAAGGCCATTGAACAGCAGTTTGAAATCATTCCGAACACTTTGACCTCCATCCCCGGTATTGGCAAGGTCTACTCCGCCGGTATCATTGCTGAGATTGGTGATATCCACCGTTTTGATTCCCAAGCCTCGGTTGCCAAATACGCCGGCCTTGTCTGGAACAGGAGCCAGTCTGGCGACTTCGAGGCCGAACACTCCAGAATGATTAAATCCGGCAACCGCTATCTCCGCTACTACCTGCTGGAAGCCGCCAACTCCGTGAGAAGATGCGACTCCGAGTTCCGGCGTTACTATGACCTCAAATTCAAAGAGGTCAACAAGTACCAGCATAAACGCGCACTCGCTTTAACTGCCAGAAAACTGGTCCGGTTGGTCTTTCGGCTGCTAAAGGACAACCGCCTGTATATCCCGCCGGAGGGCTGAGAGCGCAGCTTGCCACTCTGACTCATAGGCCCTGTTTCAAAATTTCTCAGGGACAGGGCTTTGGTTGGTGTTGCCTTTTTGCTGTCTACACAGTGCTTTTTACTCTGTTTCGCTTAAAATTTTCTTGCATCACCTACTTGACTTCATACCATTGGACTTTCCTGGCTTTGGATGTATGCTTCCACCTGCACTGTGCTGCGCTCACTGACCGTTACCACAAAGTAGGATGGGTTCCACAGATGCCCGCCCCAGAGAGAGTTCTTCAGCTCTGGGTGTCCCATGAACAGCCAGCGGGCTGTGTTGCCTTTCAAAACCTTTATGGCATCAGAAAGCCGTAGCTGCGGTTTGCAGCTGACTAACAGGTGGATATGGTCTGGCATTACCTCCATAGCAAGGCAGTCCATCTGCAGCTCGCTCATGGTTGTTAAAAGGTGGCGCCTTGTGTCTGCGGCAATGTCCCCCGTGAGGATTGACTTGCGGTATTTGGTCACCCACACAATGTGATACTGCAGAAGGTAGACATAGCCCCTACCATGCGTAACGCCAGTTTCACTTGTAACAATAAGCTCTTTGTCCATATATTTATTATACCATATGTATGGGGAAAATCTACGGTTGCGGCACAAATTACAAAAAATATTGGGGCGGCTTACTCACGACTAAAGTCACGAGTGTGCGCCGCCCCGCTTATCAATCCGGCGTGCATATCATCCCTGCCACATAGACCGCTTCGCTAGGTCTGCCACACAGGTCGCTTCGCTAGACCTGTAGAACGCAACAATCAGCCAACCAAAAAGGAGGTTTCCCCAAACATGAACGCCAAAGAACTCATCTTTTCTGTCCCCACCCATGAGCTGGCGGCCCGTCATATCGCCCAGCTTCGGGAGATGCCCGACACACAGATCAACGACGGCAACCTGGAGACGGCCATCGCCAACATGTCTGCCTTCATCGAGAAACTGGCCGACATCGAACCCATCGAGACCAACCATATCATCCTGGGCATTCGGCACCTGATGCACGATGAGGAGTCCCTCTCCGCATCCCTCTTCCGGAAGGACGAGCTGCTCTCCGATTTCGACCTCGATTCCGAGATCGGTGCCCTCTCCGATACGGACGGACTCTCCGATGATGAGCTGGATCGGCTGTCCCACCTCCAGCCCAACCCGCAAAACTATGCCTACGACCTGTCCGCCTGGGCGGAGATCCTTGGCTATGAGGTGGACAAACGGAACATCGCTGCCATCGGTGCCCTGGACCTGGCTGAAGTCATCCTCTGGGAGATGACCTTTTGCGGATACAGTGAGGAGAAGATCGCAGAGGAGCGGGCTGAACTCGACCGCCGGGCCAAAAAGCTGGAGGAAGTGCTGAAGAAGCCCAAGGAGGAACAAGAGAAGTACTTTATCCCCGCCGAGAAACTCCGGTGCGATTTTGGCATCCCTAAGCCGACACCCGAGGAGGAGACCGTGGCCCACCGCCGCATCTGCCACGAGGTTTTGTACAACAATTTGCAGACCTGGCGGGCCATCCGTGACTACCTGGGCGGCTGAACGCAAAAGAACACCCCTGGAGGAAGCCCTCCAGGGGATTT
It encodes the following:
- a CDS encoding IS1341-type transposase — protein: MAVTATKVNGQFQFSGRAINITQAKNKALEPYNCIVHDYGITLELLPDAAQKQALAQQIGNARFVRNHYLSDRKNYYKATKKTLSVNEYKAKHLPQLKKDFPFLQESDKFALEAALEHVDAGYKNFFAGRAKLPKYASKWKPAGNSYTTKYTNGNIAILEENGLPYVKLPKAGKIRFVLPKGQTIASLIPEGTAILSAVVRRETNHHTVSLQLEAVIPKPEQLMEMHVSDILAADMGIKRFAVIGGQGWEEEVENPRWIRLHAKRLRRLQQSMARKQYDKKTHKGSKNWEKAKKRVTAEQRKVKNQRKDFQHKLSRKIADRYSAFLCEDLHIKGMVKNRRLSREISSVAWGQFFTMVKYKMQRQGKWLIQVDRWYPSSQTCSCCGYKNPEVKDLAVRAWTCPKCGVYHDRDINAKDNIFARGVKDLKAAGVTILP
- a CDS encoding transposase translates to MNPLFVGIDVSSKNNVAYLMKPDGSKHSSFSVQNNLGGAKLLSERIVSALGSMQLERVVIGLEATSIYGDSLVYALREDGRLGRFQRKIHVLNPKQVRKFKEAYSDLPKNDWVDAFVIADHLRFGRINREVYMDDYRYKALQTLTRARFDVIQNLTREKQRFANYLFLKCSGMAQDKDIQNTSATTIALMEHFETVDDLANADLEELTAFITETGRGKFADPDATAKAVRAAAKGSYRLPKTVNDTVNQAMAVSIASMRALKGQVKVLDKAIEQQFEIIPNTLTSIPGIGKVYSAGIIAEIGDIHRFDSQASVAKYAGLVWNRSQSGDFEAEHSRMIKSGNRYLRYYLLEAANSVRRCDSEFRRYYDLKFKEVNKYQHKRALALTARKLVRLVFRLLKDNRLYIPPEG
- a CDS encoding IS200/IS605 family transposase, with amino-acid sequence MDKELIVTSETGVTHGRGYVYLLQYHIVWVTKYRKSILTGDIAADTRRHLLTTMSELQMDCLAMEVMPDHIHLLVSCKPQLRLSDAIKVLKGNTARWLFMGHPELKNSLWGGHLWNPSYFVVTVSERSTVQVEAYIQSQESPMV